Proteins encoded within one genomic window of Vulgatibacter sp.:
- a CDS encoding decaprenyl-phosphate phosphoribosyltransferase, producing the protein MAIPNQVREQAAEQPPEILAEVAPLPADAGVGRAPTGYMLRTLVQGMRPHQWVKNGFLFAPLVFSRNLFHLEAFLTAVAAFFLFSAAASAVYLGNDVLDVEADRKHPVKRFRPIASGALPIPLAAGMAAFLAGGSVAVATAIDLAFAAVILGYLVMNTAYSVSLKRIAYVDVGVIATGFVLRVLAGALAIAVPTSNWLFVCTFALALFLGLGKRKHELLVAVESGHDGTKARKSLKGYQLRHVNVALLLAGVLAAASYVLYTVAPETHEKFDTYLLALTLPFPAFGIWRFNQLVSHSARASSPTEALITDPPFVANMVIWGVAVVAILYSALSGMPTPV; encoded by the coding sequence ATGGCGATTCCCAACCAGGTGCGAGAACAGGCGGCGGAGCAGCCGCCCGAGATCTTGGCAGAGGTGGCGCCGCTTCCGGCGGACGCCGGGGTTGGCCGCGCCCCGACCGGCTACATGCTGCGCACCCTGGTGCAGGGGATGCGCCCCCACCAGTGGGTGAAGAACGGCTTCCTCTTCGCGCCGCTCGTCTTCAGCCGGAACCTCTTCCACCTCGAAGCCTTCCTCACCGCGGTGGCAGCGTTCTTCCTCTTCTCCGCCGCGGCTTCCGCCGTCTACCTCGGCAACGACGTCCTCGACGTGGAGGCCGACCGCAAGCACCCGGTGAAGCGCTTCCGGCCCATCGCCTCCGGCGCCCTGCCGATCCCGCTCGCAGCGGGGATGGCGGCCTTCCTCGCCGGCGGCTCGGTGGCGGTGGCCACCGCCATCGACTTGGCCTTCGCCGCGGTGATCCTCGGCTACCTGGTGATGAACACCGCCTATTCGGTGAGCCTCAAGCGGATCGCCTACGTGGACGTCGGCGTGATCGCCACCGGCTTCGTCCTCCGCGTCCTCGCCGGCGCGCTGGCGATCGCCGTGCCCACCTCCAACTGGCTCTTCGTCTGCACCTTCGCCCTCGCGCTCTTCCTCGGGCTGGGCAAGCGCAAGCACGAGCTCCTGGTGGCGGTGGAGTCGGGACACGACGGCACGAAGGCGCGCAAATCCCTGAAGGGCTACCAGCTCCGCCACGTGAACGTCGCGCTCCTGCTGGCAGGCGTCCTCGCCGCTGCGAGCTACGTGCTCTACACGGTGGCCCCCGAGACCCACGAGAAGTTCGACACCTACCTCCTCGCGCTCACCCTGCCCTTCCCGGCCTTCGGGATCTGGCGTTTCAACCAGCTGGTCAGCCACTCGGCCCGGGCGAGCAGCCCCACCGAGGCGCTGATCACGGACCCGCCCTTCGTGGCGAACATGGTGATCTGGGGCGTCGCGGTGGTGGCGATCCTCTACTCCGCGCTCTCGGGCATGCCCACGCCGGTCTGA